The sequence TATCGTCGCGGCCGGTCTCGGCCTGGTGTTTCTGGCTCTGGAAGGAGACTGCGCTCAACCTCCGCCGAACACACCGCCTTCCGGTGGATCAACGTTCGTGGCGGATCGCAATCCGGTCTTCCGGGGCGCGGATCCGCACGCAATCGTCGTCGGAACGACGATTTGGGTGTACCCCACCGTCGGCCGCGGCCGCTTTGATGCGTTCTCCTCGGCCGATCTGAGGACGTGGGAGCGCCATAACGCGGTGCTGGAACTGACCGGCGTCAAATGGATCCACGACGGCGGATACACCGACTGTCAGGCGTGGGCGCCGGGCGTGGTTCAAAAGGGGGGGAAGTTCTATATGTACTTCTCCGTGGGGCCGCAGAGCCCTGGCTACCCATCCCGCATCGGGGTGGCGGTCGGCGATTCGCCCGCGGGCCCGTTCGTGGACTCCGGCAAGCCGTTACTCACCGGGGGCAACGGCTTTGAAGCGATCGACGCCATGGTTTTCGATGACCCGAAGACGCACAAGTTCTACTTCTATGCCGGCGGCAGCGCCGGGGCGACCCTCCGCGTATTCGAGATGAATCCCGATATGGTCAGCTTCGCCCGCGAGATCAAGGTGAACACGCCTCCGCATTTCACGGAGGGTTCGTTCATGCACTACCGGAACGGCGTCTACTACTTCACCTACAGCCACGGCTGGTGGGAGGGCGACACATACTCCGTCTACTACGTCACGTCCACCACGCCCGTTGGACCTTGGAAGGCCGGCGGCAAGATTCTGAGCAGCGACGACAAGCGCAAGGGTCCGGGGCACCACTCCATCATCAAGCACCCGGATCGCGACGAATGGTACATCGTTTATC is a genomic window of Armatimonadota bacterium containing:
- a CDS encoding family 43 glycosylhydrolase, giving the protein MIVNILIVAAGLGLVFLALEGDCAQPPPNTPPSGGSTFVADRNPVFRGADPHAIVVGTTIWVYPTVGRGRFDAFSSADLRTWERHNAVLELTGVKWIHDGGYTDCQAWAPGVVQKGGKFYMYFSVGPQSPGYPSRIGVAVGDSPAGPFVDSGKPLLTGGNGFEAIDAMVFDDPKTHKFYFYAGGSAGATLRVFEMNPDMVSFAREIKVNTPPHFTEGSFMHYRNGVYYFTYSHGWWEGDTYSVYYVTSTTPVGPWKAGGKILSSDDKRKGPGHHSIIKHPDRDEWYIVYHRWENQSGRGPYRGSRQVAIDKLEYGSDGSLKPVTMTNVPPRL